The Lynx canadensis isolate LIC74 chromosome D1, mLynCan4.pri.v2, whole genome shotgun sequence genome has a segment encoding these proteins:
- the RASSF7 gene encoding ras association domain-containing protein 7 isoform X2 — translation MLSGLAAMELKVWVDGIQRVVCGVSEQTTCQEVVIALAQAIGQTGRFVLVQRLREKERQLLPQECPVGAQATCGQFASDVQFVLRRTGPSLAGRPSSDSCPPPERCPVRASLPPKPRPALGHEPRKALTFSLGCPGLAPIPALPEPVAPVAPMPGSCADLQGLERRVRRNALELGQEAFWEQELRREQVREREGQARLQALSAATAEHAARLQALDAQARALEAELHLASEAPGPPSPTASATERLRQDLAVQERQSAEVQGSLALVSRALEAAERALQAQAQELEELNRELRQCNLQQFIQQTGAAPPPPPQPDGGPPGTQDLLPLAREEPFTRTSHGPALVSSLSPEIVPMRQNSWR, via the exons ATGCTCTCAGGGCTAGCAGCCATGGAGCTGAAGGTGTGGGTGGATGGCATACAGCGCGTGGTCTGTGGGGTCTCAGAGCAGACCACCTGTCAGGAAGTGGTCATCGCGCTAGCCCAAGCAATAG GCCAGACGGGCCGCTTTGTGCTCGTGCAGCGTCTCAGGGAGAAGGAACGGCAGCTGCTGCCCCAGGAGTGTCCAGTGGGTGCCCAGGCCACCTGTGGACAGTTTGCCAGTGATGTCCAGTTTGTCCTGAGGCGGACAGGGCCCAGCCTCGCAGGAAGGCCCTCCTCAGACAGCTGCCCACCTCCTGAACGCTGCCCAGTCCGGGCCAGCCTCCCCCCGAAGCCACGGCCAGCCCTGGGCCACGAGCCCCGCAAAGCACTGACCTTCAGCCTTGGGTGCCCTGGGCTGGCCCCCATCCCTGCGCTGCCCGAGCCTGTGGCCCCCGTTGCACCAATGCCAGGCTCCTGTGCAGACCTGCAGGGCCTGGAGCGAAGGGTGCGGAGGAACGCACTGGAGCTGGGTCAGGAGGCCTTCTGGGAGCAGGAGCTCAGGCGGGAGCAGGTGCGGGAGCGTGAGGGGCAGGCACGCCTGCAAGCCCTGAGCGCCGCCACTGCCGAGCACGCCGCCCGACTGCAGGCCCTGGATGCCCAGGCCCGTGCCCTGGAGGCTGAACTCCATCTGGCCTCAGAGGCCCCCGGGCCCCCCTCACCCACGGCATCTGCCACCGAACGCCTGCGCCAGGACCTGGCCGTCCAGGAGCGGCAGAGCGCGGAGGTGCAGGGCAGCCTGGCCCTGGTCAGCAGGGCTCTGGAGGCTGCCGAGCGTGCTCTGCAG gcccaggcccaggaacTAGAGGAGCTGAACCGGGAGCTCCGCCAGTGTAACCTGCAGCAGTTCATCCAGCAGACGGGGGCTGCGCCGCCACCACCCCCGCAGCCAGATGGGGGCCCCCCTGGCACACAG GATCTTCTGCCTCTGGCCAGAGAAGAGCCTTTCACCAGAACCTCCCACGGTCCTGCTCTAGTGTCCAGCCTGAGCCCAGAGA TTGTCCCCATGAGGCAGAACTCCTGGAGGTAG
- the LRRC56 gene encoding leucine-rich repeat-containing protein 56 isoform X1: MGSRHSTGPSWTHTWPSSPGRRRPADPALHRDLGTSLGRLRVLWLARCGLTDLDGIGCFPALKELYASYNNISDLSPLCLLEQLEVLDLEGNSVEVLEQVPPGYNYRAEVRKLIPQLRVLDEVPATHTAVPAPRELRQDWLMVKEAIKEGSVSEGLFPGLDHPHGAPIRTLGSQLSLPETQPRAPRPRPLSLLVTGGPLPGGLLPKDPAPQDDTSNLTHGASRVLCGNPTKGLRERRHQCQAWTPPEQLAPQEDLAASAPTPGPDPADSSDLLALARLQARRELRLRRYLESQQEGATAPWGPRGAPEEQEDESKPRTPSGPQCLVPESSRTSGCNLIPSPPKFPLPSDSSNTFWGSPHLQFRRRRLRALGSLRPGLGQGLAAVTALRGLEVASGPNPRAQGCPSPKPAPDPAARPPRPPVRAAPEPYHPSPIPPLV; encoded by the exons ATGGGCTCGCGGCACAGCACAGGGCCTTCGTGGACGCACACGTGGCCCTCCAGCCCAGGACGGCGCCGACCAGCCGACCCTGCCCTCCACAGAGACCTGGGCACCTCCCTGGGCCGCTTGCGGGTGCTGTGGCTGGCCCGCTGCGGCCTGACCGACCTGGATGGCATTGGCTGCTTCCCGGCCCTGAAG GAGCTGTACGCCTCCTACAACAACATCTCCGACCTGAGCCCGCTGTGCCTGCTGGAGCAGCTGGAGGTCCTGGACCTGGAGGGTAACAGTGTGGAGGTCTTGGAGCAG GTGCCCCCCGGCTACAACTATCGGGCAGAGGTGAGGAAGCTCATCCCACAGCTGCGGGTCCTGGATGAGGTGCCAGCCACACACACGGCCGTGCCGGCCCCCCGGGAGCTGCGCCAGGACTGGCTCATGGTGAAGGAGGCCATCAAGGAGGGCAGTGTCTCCGAAGGCCTGTTCCCCGGGCTGG ATCATCCCCACGGAGCCCCCATCCGGACACTCGGCTCCCAGCTCTCCTTGCCTGAGACCCAGCCACGGGCCCCCAGGCCACGGCCCCTCTCCCTACTGGTCACTGGGGGTCCCCTGCCGGGAGGCCTGCTTCCCAAGGACCCAGCTCCACAGGACGACACGAGTAACCTCACCCACG GTGCTAGCCGAGTCCTCTGCGGAAACCCCACCAAAGGCCTGCGGGAGCGTCGACACCAGTGCCAG GCCTGGACACCTCCGGAGCAGCTGGCCCCACAGGAGGACCTGGCTGCcagtgcccccaccccagggcctgaCCCTGCAGACAGCAGTGACCTCCTGGCCTTGGCTAGGCTCCAGGCCCGGAGGGAGCTGCGCCTTCG TAGGTACCTGGAGTCCCAGCAGGAAGGTGCCACAGCCCCCTGGGGCCCACGGGGGGCGCCCGAAGAACAAGAGGACGAATCTAAGCCCAGGACTCCCTCTGGCCCCCAATGTCTGGTCCCAG AGTCTTCTAGGACTTCAGGCTGTAACCTGATCCCCTCTCCCCCTAAGTTCCCTTTGCCATCTGATTCCAGCAACACCTTCTGGGGGTCCCCACACCTGCAGTTCAGGAGGCGTAGGCTCAGAGCCCTAGGCAGCTTGAGGCCCGGCCTGGGTCAGGGGCTAGCTGCGGTGACAGCTCTAAGAGGCCTGGAGGTGGCCTCGGGGCCGAACCCTCGAGCCCAAGGATGTCCCAGCCCAAAGCCAGCCCCGGATCCAGCAGCCAGACCTCCCCGGCCTCCGGTGCGTGCAGCACCTGAACCCTATCACCCCAGCCCAATCCCACCCCTAGTGTAA
- the RASSF7 gene encoding ras association domain-containing protein 7 isoform X1: MLSGLAAMELKVWVDGIQRVVCGVSEQTTCQEVVIALAQAIGQTGRFVLVQRLREKERQLLPQECPVGAQATCGQFASDVQFVLRRTGPSLAGRPSSDSCPPPERCPVRASLPPKPRPALGHEPRKALTFSLGCPGLAPIPALPEPVAPVAPMPGSCADLQGLERRVRRNALELGQEAFWEQELRREQVREREGQARLQALSAATAEHAARLQALDAQARALEAELHLASEAPGPPSPTASATERLRQDLAVQERQSAEVQGSLALVSRALEAAERALQAQAQELEELNRELRQCNLQQFIQQTGAAPPPPPQPDGGPPGTQDLLPLAREEPFTRTSHGPALVSSLSPESMSVPPILGGSGFSCGLLSPSACVLPTVVPMRQNSWR, from the exons ATGCTCTCAGGGCTAGCAGCCATGGAGCTGAAGGTGTGGGTGGATGGCATACAGCGCGTGGTCTGTGGGGTCTCAGAGCAGACCACCTGTCAGGAAGTGGTCATCGCGCTAGCCCAAGCAATAG GCCAGACGGGCCGCTTTGTGCTCGTGCAGCGTCTCAGGGAGAAGGAACGGCAGCTGCTGCCCCAGGAGTGTCCAGTGGGTGCCCAGGCCACCTGTGGACAGTTTGCCAGTGATGTCCAGTTTGTCCTGAGGCGGACAGGGCCCAGCCTCGCAGGAAGGCCCTCCTCAGACAGCTGCCCACCTCCTGAACGCTGCCCAGTCCGGGCCAGCCTCCCCCCGAAGCCACGGCCAGCCCTGGGCCACGAGCCCCGCAAAGCACTGACCTTCAGCCTTGGGTGCCCTGGGCTGGCCCCCATCCCTGCGCTGCCCGAGCCTGTGGCCCCCGTTGCACCAATGCCAGGCTCCTGTGCAGACCTGCAGGGCCTGGAGCGAAGGGTGCGGAGGAACGCACTGGAGCTGGGTCAGGAGGCCTTCTGGGAGCAGGAGCTCAGGCGGGAGCAGGTGCGGGAGCGTGAGGGGCAGGCACGCCTGCAAGCCCTGAGCGCCGCCACTGCCGAGCACGCCGCCCGACTGCAGGCCCTGGATGCCCAGGCCCGTGCCCTGGAGGCTGAACTCCATCTGGCCTCAGAGGCCCCCGGGCCCCCCTCACCCACGGCATCTGCCACCGAACGCCTGCGCCAGGACCTGGCCGTCCAGGAGCGGCAGAGCGCGGAGGTGCAGGGCAGCCTGGCCCTGGTCAGCAGGGCTCTGGAGGCTGCCGAGCGTGCTCTGCAG gcccaggcccaggaacTAGAGGAGCTGAACCGGGAGCTCCGCCAGTGTAACCTGCAGCAGTTCATCCAGCAGACGGGGGCTGCGCCGCCACCACCCCCGCAGCCAGATGGGGGCCCCCCTGGCACACAG GATCTTCTGCCTCTGGCCAGAGAAGAGCCTTTCACCAGAACCTCCCACGGTCCTGCTCTAGTGTCCAGCCTGAGCCCAGAGAGTATGTCTGTCCCCCCCATTCTGGGTGGGTCAGGGTTCTCCTGTGGCCTCCTCAGTCCCTCAGCCTGTGTCCTCCCCACAGTTGTCCCCATGAGGCAGAACTCCTGGAGGTAG
- the LMNTD2 gene encoding lamin tail domain-containing protein 2 has product MDGGRGGFLPGGQGCQTQARACGRERRAPRGTDPWDTRVTATLPISAPPGTSRMAPEPCQEAEKAERQAALSLADQEPVSDHPEPPAGTPKDPVAPACPKDTKPSSTPVVFPVNLQLAPESSDPRTLRLLWGQRELEIQALRWTTQNRQNARRCHILYEVAGLPPESCSHRQEKLLQNQVQKLTLELKGQKEQAQLEKSQLETELQAFQRSCLLQLARSSWVGRVLRSSTGSVEVVTAETLMDSSDLSENDRVPSTGEGFRLEDVDWNSIAHRYPNLLANIKSNSDQKHPRALPSPPAPVPGQWGSELRRECVEQRLKSVEWRSLPTLGTSSSGGTDSDPGSGWLAEPHRVQKVTGQPPCAAGRSSELTKPHRRSFGREMRALPEAPRAVPPAVDLTPGAVPLPRAASGHCSPINSSLKIVAVSRKERFVRVLNQSLEETADLGGLTLRQLLYGFPVCMYRFPPGTLLAPGHHVTVWGEGPSSTKKQPPKSLGQEPVHFHSGRGCVTLLLNPKGEVLSEHRAPHCVTPVSRIFADNTDLSVDRFPLSEDGLGADPGEQSRGPQHSRAGRVRGAGARRRRPGTRGLLPRLSTSKLFRPREVPARPEAAETRTPELLPALPGQRTGTRRAGGPPRSGSPADPIPSLSLAEAGLCQEHCGASKEHAVRVCRRSVDRGCPMVALSVQSTAESRYGFRFLPCPPVTADPGARV; this is encoded by the exons atggatgggggcagggggggcttCTTGCCTGGGGGCCAG GGCTGTCAGACACAGGCACGCGCTTGTGGCCGTGAAAGAAGAGCCCCACGTGGTACCGACCCATGGGACACAAGGGTGACAGCCACACTACCCATCTCAGCTCCCCCAGGAACATCCAGAATGGCCCCTGAGCCTTGCCAAGAGGCTGAAAAAGCTGAGAGACAGGCTGCCTTATCCCTGGCGGACCAAGAGCCGGTCAGCGACCACCCGGAGCCTCCAGCTGGCACACCCAAAGACCCAGTGGCTCCTGCGTGCCCGAAGGACACCAAGCCCAGCTCCACGCCCGTGGTCTTCCCCGTCAACCTGCA GTTGGCCCCTGAGTCCTCGGACCCCCGCACCCTGCGGCTGCTGTGGGGTCAGCGGGAACTGGAGATCCAGGCTCTGCGGTGGACCACCCAGAACCGCCAGAACGCCCGGCGCTGCCACATCCTGTACGAGGTGGCTGGACTGCCACCCGAGAG ttgctcaCACAGGCAGGAGAAGCTCCTGCAGAACCAGGTCCAGAAGCTGACTCTGGAGTTGAAAGGCCAGAAGGAACAGGCCCAACTG GAGAAGTCCCAGCTGGAGACTGAGCTGCAGGCGTTCCAGAGGTCCTGCCTCCTGCAGCTGGCCCGCTCCTCCTGGGTGGGTCGCGTGCTGCGATCTTCCACCGGCAGTGTGGAG GTGGTAACTGCAGAAACGCTGATGGACTCCAGTGACCTCTCTGAGAATGATCGGGTCCCCTCTACTGGAGAG GGTTTCCGGCTGGAGGACGTAGACTGGAACAGCATTGCCCATCGGTATCCCAACCTCCTCGCCAACATCAAGTCCAACTCAGATCAAAA GCACCCCCGGGCCTTGCCATCCCCGCCGGCCCCAGTGCCTGGCCAGTGGGGCTCGGAGCTGCGTAGAGAGTGTGTGGAACAGCGTCTCAAGAGCGTCGAGTGGCGTTCCCTGCCCACTTTGGGCACCAGCAGCTCAGGGGGCACAGACTCCGACCCCGgcagtggctggctggctgagccTCATCGCGTGCAGAAGGTGACGGGACAGCCACCCTGCGCTGCGGGCCGCAGTTCTGAGTTGACAAAACCACACCGGAGGAGCTTCGGCAGGGAAATGCGGGCACTGCCTGAAG ccCCCAGGGCCGTCCCTCCTGCTGTGGATCTGACCCCTGGAGCTGTTCCTCTCCCACGTGCGGCCTCAGGGCACTGCAG CCCCATTAACTCCAGCCTGAAGATCGTGGCCGTGAGCCGCAAGGAGAGGTTCGTGCGCGTCCTCAACCAGTCGCTGGAGGAGACCGCCGACCTGGGCGGCCTCACGCTGCGGCAGCTCCTGTACGGCTTCCCGGTGTGCATGTACCGCTTCCCGCCCGGCACGCTGCTGGCTCCAGGGCACCACGTTACG GTTTGGGGCGAGGGCCCCAGCAGCACCAAGAAGCAGCCGCCGAAGTCCTTGGGCCAAGAGCCTGTCCACTTCCATTCCGGCCGGGGATGCGTGACTCTCCTCCTGAACCCCAAGGGCGAG GTCCTGAGCGAGCACCGGGCCCCCCACTGCGTGACCCCGGTCTCGAGGATCTTCGCTGACAACACCGACCTCTCCGTAGACCGCTTCCCGCTCTCAGAGGACGGGCTTGGGGCCGACCCCGGGGAGCAGAGTCGCGGGCCTCAACACTCGCGCGCGGGCAGGGTGCGGGGGGCTGGAGCCAGACGCCGGAGGCCCGG GACGCGGGGCCTCTTGCCGCGGCTGAGCACCAGCAAGCTCTTCCGCCCGCGAGAGGTGCCGGCGCGGCCCGAGGCCGCCGAGACCCGCACGCCCGAGCTCCTGCCCGCCTTGCCCGGTCAGCGCACGGGGACGCGGAGGGCGGGCGGACCGCCGAGGAGTGGGAGTCCGGCCGACCCCATCCCGTCGCTGTCCCTCGCAGAGGCCGGGCTGTGCCAGGAGCACTGCGGGGCTAGCAAGGAGCACGCGGTCCGG GTGTGCCGGAGGAGCGTGGACCGGGGCTGCCCGATGGtagccctgtcagtgcagagcacggCTGAGAGCAGATACGGCTTCCGCTTCCTCCCCTGCCCGCCGGTCACCGCGGACCCGGGCGCTCGGGTGTAG